The Zingiber officinale cultivar Zhangliang chromosome 2A, Zo_v1.1, whole genome shotgun sequence genomic sequence AGAGCAAGGGGGAGTCTAAGGAAGAGAGAGCGGAGGTCTTCCTCCTCCTGTAGGCAGATTGCTCTCTATGCTTCCTTGCCATGATCACATGCCAATGGTTCTTCACTGCGTTGTCTGTCCTCCCGGGAAAGAGCCTGGATATCAGTGCCCATTTGTTGCCGTAAAGCCTGTGAGCGACCAAaagtctctcttcttcctcctcggcgAAGGCACTTCTGTTAATCCTCGGGTCCAACTGGTTGAACCACCTCAACCTGCAGCTCTTCCCTGTCTCAAAACAAAGCAGAGAAGAACCATCAAAGCCAGAACACAAACAAAATGGGCAACTAGAAAAGAACAGttcttcctcctttttttttttcccccCTTGTCGCTCGACATGATAGTTACCTGATCTTCCTTCTAGCTTCTCGGCAATCAAGTTCCAGTTCTGAGGGCCATAGTGAGAAACAAGCTCCTTGAGCTTGGCATCCTCAGCTGGCCTCCAGTGACCCCTGACGCAAAGCTTCTGCTGTTGGACGCACTCAAGATTGAAACTGCCATCGCCTGCTTGATCAGCTTCCTCGCCTTGGTCACTTCTCTTCTCATCCTCATGGCACTCCTTGCCCCTTACAAAACACTGAAATCCCCAAGCTTGCTCACCACTGCTCGCACATCCCTTCTCCCtagagctagagggagaagaagatccAACGAATGAAGGCAGCAGTTGTCCAGCAAAGAACCCAATGCCACCTATGGGAATCACCTCATCTGAAGCCATTTCCCTTCTTCAAAGAAGAACCAGAaggtaaaaaaggaaaaaagaatgcAATGAGCTGCTGTTGTTGCTTTCTTCAGATGTTTTGAGGAAGGAGACCTACACAACATTTTTACAAGGAAACCAACTCTTCTCCTGCTCTTTTGACACACCACACCTGTGAGGTGTGCCTCCGTGCTTACCTCACTCCCAGACTGATATGCACAGGAGAGGGTGTGGCGTTGGGGGACGCAAGCACAGGGCTCAAAAGGGAACCACTCGTGTGGGTTGGGAGTCTGGGTCCTCTCACCATTGTCCTTTATATCGGAGCTGCACACTGTCTCTCTCAGCCTGAGCACACCATCAGAACGCCCTTGTCCATTAGTGCGCACGCACAATTCTTGGCAGCGCAAGAAAACAACAGTTGAATTAGGGAAAATGACCCAAATAATTGGGTGAAAGCAAAGGAGAAAAGAATTGGCCATAgctctccaaaaaaaaaaacaaaatgaacatttatttaaattatctatctatttttaaatatataattatgaTATCCAACTTCTTGAACCAGTTAATCATGAAGATGACAATTCGGAttcaataaaatttaaattttctatcaaccACTAAGATTAATTTAAAAAGCACCAAATGGTTCAATAATCACAGCCGGtctttttaaaattaagaaaacAAAACTCACATAGCTCATTACTTCCTTCCATATTAAAATCTTCTACTTGgtcaatttcatttttttaattattttataatttttactcaATCATGTGATATGGTAGTATGAAGGAGCCTATACGTGGCAAGATTGGGTCAAGAATTAATTTGTTTGGACAAAATCAGGACAGGTATAAAGCGGATATATCAGACTAGGTCAGAAACATAGCCAGCAACCGACTCCAATGGCTCGATCACCTGACTCCAACAGCTCAGGTGTCCAACACCAATGGCTCAGGAGTCCAACTCCAACGGCTTAGGAGCCTAACTCCATCTTCTTAGCAGCTTGACTTCAACAGTTGAAGAGTCAGACACCAAAGGCTCAGGAGTCGAACATCATCAGCTCAGGACCCCAACTCCAACGGCTTAGGAGCCTGACTCTATCAGTTCAGTCTCCCAACTCTCTAAGACAGGACTTGCCTCTCACATGGCCTGTTGAAGCACTACCCTCGATAGACGTGTACAAAATAGTGTTATCTCTCGAAGGGCGTAGACAACATAGTCATTTGATCCTAGAAAATGTGCGTAACGTAGTCATTTATTTTGGAAGATGTGGGTAATATAGGCATCCATCTCAAAACACGTGAAGAATGAGAGGGTACAACTATAGCTCTATAAAAGGATGTCCATTCCCGTGGGCACAAGTATGCACACACAATCACCTAGGCTCCTTTACCACTCCctcatttttattttctcttagCCCTTGTGCTAACTTGAGTGTTAGAGTGGTACGTCGAGCCCAACCTTGATGCTCATTCTAACCACATTTGATGAGTGTCCACACCATTTTCCTGCAGGGCCCTCATCATTATGTCACCTACAATCTTCTCCGTGATAGTTTGTTGACTCACTAGATCACGATTTCAGATAGGAACAAATTAGCACTGTTTGTGAGAAATGACACCTGAACTGAGACGTTGAGATGATAGAACCAAGGAGAACTATCAAGGGTCCTAGTTCGATAAATAACATGGCTCATGGGAAAATTGTCACTATGCCTCGAGAAAACTTTCAAAGGCTAGTCGATCAAGTAGTGCACTGTGCTCTTCAAAGACTTCCGCTAGTGAATCTAATGCCTGAAGAAATTGTTGCGTTAACGGAGGTGACTCCTATTCCCCACCGTGTATTAGCTGGGGGGGGTCCTCCTCCTACCGCAGACTCAGTCGATGGTCCTGCCCAAGGAACATTCACTTGAATTAGAAGTGGGAGAGACACCTATAcgaaatatgaataaagaaaagaggTCTTTTCTCACTGAAGAGAAAGATTCAAGTAATATACCTTTTGCAAAATTGTCATGAAAGATAAATTGTCAAGAAACTTCTAGACACCCAACTCAGAGAATACACAAGGTCAGACGACCTAGAGGATCACTCGGGCCAGTTCAAAAACACGGCTCTGCTACATTAGTATGCATATAATATTAAATGTAGAGTTTTCTAATGACCCTTTCCAATTCTGGACAGCGATGGTTTAACTAATTACCACCCACTTCTATCTGAACCTTCGTCGACTTCAAGGTCGTGTTCCTTGATGTGTAAAATTTGTAAGTACACAGTtgtcattaaataattaaatattgatCTCACGAGAATTGATGATTAAGTACTGATTGAGTTCGCGAAGCTAGTTATCTAGAGAATCAAAATTGTGTGagcttgagagagagagagagagagagagaagagagagttgAAAGAGGGTCTAGAGCAATTAGGAGGTCGAGAGCAAGCAAGTGGTTGAAGGAGAAATctgaattaggaaaaataattctAGGATTTATGTTTCACTATGATGATTGTTGGCATACTAAGTATTGTTTACTTTACAATCTCTATGTTAATTCACATGTAGGTGGACCTTTCCCAAAATATCAGTGTAGACTTTTAGAATTATACCAACGTACCTACCTAAACTCAACGCGTCTTGGCAAGGAGAACTAACTAGTACATCTTCTTCAATggattacccctatcactagggctccATGGTTCACCTAAATTATCTCCTATACTTCTTGTTGGTGTCTCTATGCGGgtacaaaaatatattttaaaaaaacttacagTGAAAgtataataattttctaaattattataacatacatcacacacatccaaTAGAACATATAtatgtaaacataaacataaaataaaattttgtttataaattatTCTGCTCGGATGACATTTAACGAAAATGACATCAACTAGCAACCCTCACAAGGCTTGCGTCTATTCGTATCCAACCGAGATACCTTCAAGATGATTTCATAAAGCAATAAgtttttttctccctttttaGTTCTAACCAAATGAAGGAGACGCAATGACCTAAGAGAGAACTCAAGCTCAATTTCGTACCTGACAGCAAGGGCAACTCGATGACACTAAATCGAGAGCACAATAGCCCCTTGGTTGTTGTCCAGTGACATAAAGGTGGTAGATGGCCAAGGGAAGCACAATCACACCAACAGGGATAGTAACTCAAAGTTGTTGTTTGATGGATGAAACCTGTTGTCCGGTAGATGGGAGGTCTGTAAGAGGGGCAAGCAGTCGGGGGTGGGTGTGTGTGCGTCGGGAGGACCAACGATGGCAgttggtgttagttagagccctagagtcaatcatatgatgattgttgtatagactcgatgtatcatattcctatatacttataaaggcatttctttatggttattatacttacttgtattggtgccaaataaataagtataataacgtccttaagtagaaggttcttatctatgtcaatcgattggttgaattgatagtgagatgatatagagaacactactcttaatcattccgagtcaagtattaacattcagggacaatgttaatgcgatgagactagcatgtaggttaactcgatgacttgatctcacaagtcatggatatagagatatcaagttgacacatgggtatgcattggagaatgtatactgaatgacccgccatgagaaagtatcatggatcgttatatgagtgtcatatactttctcatgtgactattagtatgactatcagtccttggacctgaaatcaccatgattccctacataaggagttgcatactttgacttcgtcaaacgtcacccgtaactgggtggactataaaggcgattactgggtatgtaacaaattatgtagagggatgtgagtgatttagatgagatctatccctcctatatgacgggagtgacatcatgattcttgatagagtgagatcactaagtgcatggtcatgcccaaatgagtcaatatgagatattgaactcatttgtttagagtgagtctacttggagttcgagaTATAGATTAATTacaggatgacacggtctatgcctcaattgatcaatctagatgtcaaggatagaagggcattgtcacatattgtgagagtcacaattagtagtcacaaaggtgatattggatttcaacattcttatgacttgggtagtaatgatgtgttgctagataccgctcattacttatgcttctaatgagtttaggagcattgccaacgttacaagaacctataggatcacatacaaagggcaattagatggagattatgttcatatgatgaaccaagaggattaggttcatttgatgaaccaaattggattaagagtaatccacattaaactaattgagttggattcaattcgattcatgtgtcaaatgagtctaatttagacttggattcattgagtcaatttaattcaatgaatagaaattcattaaattaaattgacttgaatcaaatgttagatttgatcaaccatggaagataagaggtcaagtttgacttgacttgagagggaagatgaagggtcaagtttgacttgaccaaatgccacatcatttgtgacttggcatggggccagccaatgatgatgttccacatcatcaagggtacatcaagtgtgtgccacctcatgaggaagaccaagagccatgactcttggtattccatgagtggtcggccacttaaaaggGGAATAAGTGCAATTGTGTGCTAACTTtaattctctcttcttcttcctctctactcctctctccctctcctccattgtcgtgaccatccaagagtgctagcacactctaagtggtttttctccatctcttgtccgtgtggatatgtgtagaggagtgtacgcttgacactctacaAGATCTGGCTACtgtttggacgagcgagataagcgaagggcatcgctacaaaggtataacttctatcatgtagatctattgtagatctaggagaaaactatgtatatgtaaatttttatcttcgcacggatccatggcaagaacttcgaggtttttcgcaacgcaaaaagcggttttttgcggctcgaaagttccaacagtggtatcagagccaccggcgaagcatatactagttttatttgcaattttatctaaaatttgcaaatctataaatttctatagatttactaaattttaacattttttatgagtaattttctagTGGGAGCGAAACAACAAGTGTATAGTCACTTGGAGGTTTTCGGCCAGTAAGAAAATTTTTTTGCAACAAGTTGGTCTCAGCCAAATCGGTGATCTAAGTGATTTTAGGTGCTGTAAGGTCTATGTAACactcacaaaaattaatttttgtgagtaggggtgctgcccctaaccccgcaaggggaattATTACTTGACCTCGGCTGAAAAATCAACAAGCGAGATCGCCGCGAAGTTGTGGCTCATAAAGGATTGTTAGAATGGtagtaaatttatgaaaatttatgaaaaatgcatattttgaatatgtgtgtgatgtgttcatggttatggcccaaaagacccaatatgattggaaattatgtgttgtaattcataatacggtctgcgagCAGTCATTTGGTTGTGAGTGTTGTATTTTGTTACACGACCTGTGTGTCGTGCCCTCCTTCTTttaatattcctgttgtaaaagaattttagactcgaatgtaactcgagtttcacttttataATATACAATTGAAGATGAAATTACAAGAAGGAAGCCGACGACACAAGGTGAACAAAGGAAGACCTTAGAGAAGGTGCTATCCCTAAGTTGACCATTcgttcttctcattggcttgagaggattgtagaagggtcataaccatgtcacattatcTTTGTATATTGATATAttctttgtgtgtatgtgatgcatgctaatgtagggtaattagtgccttaatgcgtatatgatacgaattcatgattagattagatcttaatcaagtcaagtcgATATGCCTAcgaagttttgatacccatcactacctcgatcatttgttgttgttgaatttgtcaaagcagagcaacgcatattatcttggtagggtgcggagggacaatcttggtcccgcctatcaaagcttgggtgagtacaaactcaattagattgagtataactagttaactcaattggatcgggtataactataggcattttccaacggttggaagataggatacaaatcacatttatactaaatcttgtgcgatttagccaaagctaactcaagttttagtataaatgaggatcttgatcctataacacaagagttgcatagatatgtaattgataattagttatctaccgatcatactaagtcttgggcgatttagccaaagctaattcaaggtgtagtatgatgtggatcttgtcccgtgagaattatagctaattggtatgaatccagtagtgtggtttgatcacatccatgacttgattctacaaaagtcctataatttagtgagagcatcatttagttaaagtcctaattaaatgataagtgaaatatgatatttactttctgctttatttatgttgtagagtgccatgtcgacgaacacgaatattttctccctgcgttctgtccttgacaaggacaagctcaatggagctaatttcctggactggtacaagaatctaagaatcgttctcacacaagaaagaaaactgtatgtcctggagcagcccattccggaggaacctcctgccactgccacgcgagccgaccgagatgcttataagaagcatcaagatgatgcataagatgtgtcatgcctcatgctcgcaaccatgaactctgaacttcagaagaaacacgagttgatgactgcttatgatatggttcaacatcttcgtcaactatattaaggacaagcgaggcacgagagattcgagatctccaaggcactatttcagtgcaagatgcaagatgggactcctgtaggtccatatgtgctcaagatgattgggtacatagaaaacctgtaaaggttgggattcccacttggccaagaactggccactgacttgatcttgcaatccttgccagagagctacagtcaatttgtcatgaattacaacatgaacaaaattgacaagtcactgcctgagccgctaagcatgttgagaactgctgagctcaaccttaagaaggtaaaacccaactttattttgatggtgcaaaagcataaaggcaaaggcaagcctaaagataagggaaagtcccaagccaagggcaaaggcaaaataatgaaacctaaaggaggggttgccaaggatgctacctgcttccactgcggtcaggtcgggcactggaagaggaactgcaaaggatacttggaagatttaaagaagaagagaagtgagacttctacttcaggtatatatgttatagaagtcaatctatctatttctgcatcgtaggtattggataccggatgtgcttctcacatttgtactaatgtgtaggcgctgagaaatagcagggcattgaagaagggcgaggtggacctacgagtaggcaatggagcatgggttgctgctgttgctgtagaaacttactttctatctctgccctctgggcttgtactggaattagatgaatgttgttatgtgcctactctcacaaagaacatcatttcagtttcttgtttagacaagaaagacttttcatttataataaagaacaaatgttgttccgtttacttaaatgatatgttctattgtagtgcacctctgatgaacggactctacattctagacttagagaaccccatctataacataagtaccaaaaggttcaagtcgaATGATATGAActgaacctatctctggcattgtcgcttaggtcatataaatgagaatcgcttatcccagctacataaagatggtttgctggactcatttgatttcgaatcatatgagacatgcgagtcatgcctactagaaagatgaccaagactccctttagcgaaagagcgactgacttgttaggacttatatatagtgatgtatatgaccctttcaatgtcgctgccagaggtggttataggtacttcattacatttactgatgacttcagtagatatggttatgtacatctgatgacacataagttacaatcctttgaaaagttcaaagaattcaagaatgaagtacaaaatcagcttggcaagagtattaagatactttgatcagattgaggtggtgaataccttagccatgagtttcgtgattatctagctgagtgtgggattctatcccaactcactcctcctagaacaccacagtggaatggtgtattcgaaaggaagaatcgtaccctattagatatggtacggtctatgatgagtcacacagatcttcctatatccttttgaggatatgctctagacacagcaaccttcacacttaaccgtgttccatccaaagttgtgataaagacaccattgttagttagagccctagagccaatcatttgatgattgcattatggactcattgtatcatatttcttatatatataaaggctttggtttttggttattatgcttacttgtattggtgccaaataaactaagtataatagcgtccttgagtagaaggttcttacctatatcaatcgattggttgaattgatagtgagatgatatagggaacactactcttaatcattcctagtcgagtattaacattcagggacaatgttaatgcaataagactagcatgtaggtcaactcgatgacttgatctcacaagtcatggatatggagatatcaagttgacacatgggtatgcattggagaatgtatactgaatgacccgccatgagaa encodes the following:
- the LOC122039616 gene encoding transcription factor CSA-like, whose product is MASDEVIPIGGIGFFAGQLLPSFVGSSSPSSSREKGCASSGEQAWGFQCFVRGKECHEDEKRSDQGEEADQAGDGSFNLECVQQQKLCVRGHWRPAEDAKLKELVSHYGPQNWNLIAEKLEGRSGKSCRLRWFNQLDPRINRSAFAEEEEERLLVAHRLYGNKWALISRLFPGRTDNAVKNHWHVIMARKHREQSAYRRRKTSALSSLDSPLLSPHAIASDGMELCMPINACNGDTTISNARNESASTGTDLSINSFPSTFPASRCPSPAQLFPPCDIFSGLNVSGVAPMVMEAEVSATVAVTFRWSNAWPQGEADDGRKKIRIPFIDFLGVGAT